The Armatimonadota bacterium region CAGCGCACAGGAGATGCCCAGATCGGTGTTGCGGTCGGCATGTTGCATCAGCGCATCGATGCCGCAGTGTTGGCCGAAGTTCATGGCAACAACGGCGTTCAGAACTCTCATGGAGTCTCCATCTATTTCCCATCTGCCGGCGAGTTCTTGCGACGATATAAGAATTTGGCGTTAGCAAGGGCGACCTTATGGGATGAGTGGTTGGAGATTGCGCCATAATCTGGCGTGCCTTACTACTACACGATACTAAGCCCCGAACGGGTTGAGATTCGCTATCGTTTGGCCGGCTTGGGCACTCGCGCCATTGCCGCCGCAATCGACGATACCATTATCGCGCTCGTCGCCGGCCTTGCTTTGGTTGGGATCGGCCTATTCTTAGGAATCTTTGAGAGTTTGGCCTGGGACGCGCCGACGCAGGCGGTATTGGCCTTCTGGACGATGGGCGCCTTTGTTGCGTGGTTCGCCTATTACATCGGGTTCGAGATCGCCTGGAACGGTCAGACGCCCGGCAAACGATGGATGGGCCTGCGCGTCATCCGCTTGGACGGCAGCCCGATCGAGCCTTTCAACGCATTTAGCCGCGAACTGTTGCGACTGGTGGATTTTTTTCCGCCCTATTATGCCCTGGGCGGCACGGTCGCGTTCTTTAATGGCTACTGGCAACGGATTGGCGATTTGGCCGCTGGAACCATCGTCGTGCGGGAAGGTCGCGAAGTCCAAACGAGCAGTGTCTCGATCTGGCGATTGCCGCCCGAGCCGACCCCGCAAGAAACGACCGTTTACTCGGTTTCAGGAATATCGCCTCAAGAGTATCGCGCGCTTCGAGACTACCTGAATCGCCGTAGCGAACTGAACCCGGAGGCCGATGTGCGTCTGGCTCGCCTGTTTTGGGACGACGTCAAGTCCAAGATTGTGCTGCACGGATCCGAGCAGTTCTCGCCCGCCCTCATGATCGAGGCGGTGGTCGCCAAGTACGAGCGCTCGATGAGCGATCAGCGATAGACCAGATAGTTCCGCATCATGCCCTGATCCTCGTGCTCTAGCATGTGGCAATGGTAGAGGAACAGGCCGTCGTAAGGACCAAAGTTGATCAGGATCTTGGCCGATTCGCCCGGCATGAGCAGGATCGTGTCCTTCCATCCTTCGTCCGTATAGCCTTCGCGCATGGCCTCCCAGTTTGCCCGGTGCACGTTTTGAATCGTGCGCTCGATAACGCGGAACGACGGTCCGTGCAAATGGATCGGATGCGGCATGATCATCGTGCCCGTCGTGTTGGCAAACGTCCAGACCTCGGTGTCTTTTAGTCGGACACGCTCGTTGCTGGCCACTTCGGTCAGCCGGAAGGCAGCGCCGTTTAATAAAAACCGCCCGCGGTCGAAGCTGATGGGCAAGGCCCTTGGATTCGTATAGTTGACGGCTTCCTTCTGATCGGGAGTCGGAATCTTCGATGCGAGCGGCCGAGGAAGTCGCGTATAGCCTCGGTGTCCCGGCCGGATGTCGAACCGCATAACTTCGAATCCCGCGCCGTTTGGCAACGGGCCCTGTCCGATGCCCGTCGCGCTAAAGGGCAGGCTCCGGAGCGGCACTGACTGCCCGGGATGGAATCGACTGAAATCGACCCAGAGATCGACTCGTTCGCCAGGCGCGAGGGCGATGTACGGTTTCTCTACCGCCTGGTGGAGCAAGCCGCCGTCCGTCCCGATCGCCACCATCGGCATGTTATCAAAAGCCAGTTTGTAAATCCGCGTGTTGGAACCGTTTAGAATCCTAAGCCGATAGCACGATGGAGTTACCTTTGCGGCGTAGTTGGGGCGGCCGTTGACCAGGATGCGGTTGCCCAGAGCGCCCTCCATGCCAACGATGCTGTAGACGATCTGATTGCTGGCGTTGAACGTGCGGTCTTGCAAGATGATCGGCATGTCTTCCACATCGTCCAGTTGCTCTATGGGCTCTTCGTCGTCGCGCACGATCAGCATCCCGGCCAAACCGTTCCAGACGTGCCGACCTGTGCGCATGTCGGGGTGCGGATGGAACCAATAGGTACCGGCGCGATTGATGATCTCAAACTCGTAAACTCGCTGGCCGCCCGGAGGCACGGAGTCCTTAGGATGGCCGTCCGCGTGCTCCGGCACGTTTAGCCCGTGCCAATGCACGGTAGTGGTCTCGGAAATCTGGTTGATGAACCGAGCAATGAATCGTTGACCCCGTCGAACCCGAATAACCGGCCCGACAAACGAGTCTAAATGCTTGATCGATACGTCGCCGCGAATGCGGCGAGCTTCGTACGTCCAGACCGAGGTCGGCTGACCGGACAGAAGCTTCACCTGCCGCTGGACGGCTCTCAACTCGATCTCGACGGTGTTGTCCTGGCGCAACAGAGTTTTAACCATATGGCGTCGAGTACGATCTCCCTTTCAAAAAGATGCTCCCAATATTATAGGCGAGATTCGCGCCAAAAACACTGGGGCTTGTGATGGATTTCACAAATTCATCGGCGAGCGCGGTCGGAGGCAGGAAGCGCCTGCCCTCTTGAGGAACTATAAGGCCGTGAAGAACCGTGTCGCATTCGTTGTTTCCATACTCCTTTTGGTCGCAACCTGGGCCGTTGCCGACTGGCAAGCGAGCGAAAAAGTGCGCCAAGAGGTCGCCGCGTCTCTGCTCAGCGATGTCAAAGAGGCCAAAATCGGCGCGCTGGACTGGCTATTGAGAGATGCTAAAGCACGGTCTTCCGAAATGGGCGCCCGGATTCTAGAGCTTTGCAGCGATCCGGCGCCCGAAGTGAGATCGAGAGCGGTCAAGAACCTCCGATGGCTGGCCGAATCGAACCCGGAAGCGAAGAAGAAGGTTTATCAACTGCTGACCGGCGAAGACAAGACCGCCCGTCTGGAGGCTCTCTCGCTAGCCAGAGAGTGGGCCAAGCAAGGCAGCGATCTGACGGCCTATTTGCCCGCTTTGATCCAACATGCCGATGCCGATACCGCCATTGCAGGCCTTGCCGCAATGCGAGAACAAGCAGGATTTCATCTCGATCCCGACCTGCCGGCCGCCGCGATGGTCGCTTCAAAGTCCAATGATCCTCGCGTGCGCAATGCCGCGGCCGAGACGCTCATGGAGTACGTTCGGCGATTAGACGCCGACAGAACGAAAGCCTTTGAGGCTTTGAGCGACACGGCCAAGGTCGAGCCGAGCCTAGGCCCAAAGATCGCTGCGCTAGCGCCGAAGACCGATCAGGCGCCGCCGACCGAAAGCGCGCCGCTTTTCGTTACCATTCCTAGCGACGCGCCCGACCTCACCTACTTTGCGGCCTTCATCCAGCCCGATTTGGCCGCAGAGCGCGATGGCGAGAGTTGCATGAGCTGCCACGGTGAGCGAGGCAAGGGAGGCCGGTATCTGATAGCGGCGCCGGACGAGCAGGGCCGCTATAGCCTTCAGCAAACGCTGACCAATTATCAATCGACCCTGGCTGTTAAGGCCAAATTCCGGGAGATGGCGACTGCGCCTCACGGCGGTTCGAAGGTTGTCTGGTCGGCCGAAGCGCTGGACGCCTGGATCCAGGGCGAGAAGCTGACAGCCGCCTTGCAGGGACTTTTGGACTACGACTACTATCGCGAGAAGGTCGAACCGCTCTTTGTCGAGCTGGGTTCGGACGGATCCTCCTGCGCCACCTGCCACAACACGCACGCCGTCTTCAATCTCAAGCCGCTGCCCTCTAACGGCCAGTATGGCCTTGCAGAAAGCCGCCATAACTACGCCAACGCGCTGAAAGTGATCGATGTGGACGACCCCTCCCGCAGCCTGATGCTGCTCAAGCCGATCTCTCCCCGGCAGACAGACGAGGATACTGGATTTGGCCATGCCGGAGGCGTCAGATGGCAGCAAGGCGCCAACTCGGAGCAGTGGAAGTTGGTGTACGAATGGATTCGCCGGCGCACCGTGCGCTAAAGCCATGAGCCTCAAGCGCGCCTTCGAAAGGCGTTATGGTTCTTTCTTCGAGATCGTTTCCACCGCTTGGGAGAATCGCGATCGACTGCCCTACGCTTGGCGCATTCTGAACCAAGGCGTCTGCGACGGTTGCGCTCTGGGCACGGCCGGAATGAAGGATTGGACAATCCCCGGCATTCACCTTTGCTGGATTCGGCTGAACCTGTTGCGGCTGAACACGATGCCCCCGTTCGAGCCGGAGATTCTATCGGACGTTTCGCAGATGGTCCGCCTTAAGGAAAAGGATCTGAGAAAACTGGGTCGGTTGCCCGCCCCCATGGTGAGGCGCAACGGAGACGCAGGCTTTCGACGGATCGATTGGGACGAGGCGATCTCGATAGGGGCTGAAAGGCTTGCTCAGACCGATCCCCATCGCATCGGGTTCTACGTCGTTTCTCGCGGTACGCTGAACGAGTCGTATTACGCGATACAGAAAGCCGCGCGAGCGCTGGGTACGAACAATGTCGATAACTCCGCTCGCATCTGCCATGCTCCCAGCTCTGTCGCGCTCAAGCAGATGATCGGCTACGGCGCCACGACTTGCAGCTACACGGACTTGTTCGACACCGATCTGATCGTGCTGATCGGTAGCGACGCTGCGAACAACCAACCGGTCTTCATGAAGTATCTGGAACAGGCCAAGAAGAAAGGCGCGAAAGTTGCAGTGATCAACCCCTATCGCGAGCCCGGGCTGGATCGATACTGGGTTCCTTCCAGCGTCAAGTCGGCCCTCTTGGGCACAAAGATTGGCGATTTCTTCTTTGGCATTCGGGTCGGCGGCGACATCGCCTTTATGACCGGGGCGCTGAAGAGTCTGATCGAAAGCGATCTGATCGACCAAGGCTTCATCCAGTCCCGCACCCAAGGCTGGGAAGAGATTCGTGCGAGCATAAGTTCAACGCCGTGGGAAGAGATTGAGCGCGGTGCAGGCTGCTCTCGTTCGGAGATCGAGCAGTTTGCCGAGGTCTATGGCAGGGCGGAAAAGGCGATTCTTGTCTGGTCGATGGGCGTTACTATGCATTCGCACGGTACCGACAACGTGCGCTCGATCGTTAATCTTGGTCTTAGCCGCGGCATGGTGGGGCGTCCTGGATGCGGGCTGATGCCGATTCGCGGACATTCCGGGGTTCAGGGCGGCGCAGAGATGGGTGCTGTGCCCAACGGATTGCCCGGCGCGATCTCGCTGAACGAAAGGGCCCATTTGGAAGCGCTCTGGGGCTTTGACATCCCGTCCGAACCCGGACTGTTCGTGGCCGACATGGTGGACGCCGCGCACAACGGCGATCTGGACGTTCTTTACTGCGCGGGCGGCAATCTCACCAGCGTTTTGCCCGACCCTGGCCATTGCCGCAGGGCGATCGGCAACATCCCGCTGCGAATCCACCACGACATCGTGCTCAATCCGCAGATGCTGGTCGATCCCTCCGACACTGTGCTCCTGCTGCCCGCCACCGCTCGATACGAGACCTATGGCACCGAAACTTCTACCGAAAGGCGGGTCATATTCAGCCCAGAAGTCTCCGGGCCGCGCGTGATCGAAGCCCGCGAAGAGTGGAGAGCCGTCTGCGCGATGGTCTCAAAGGCGCGCCCCGAGATCGCCAAGGCTCTAGCCTTTTCGTCGCCGGCCGAGATCATGGCCGAGATTGCGCAAGCCGCCCCTATGTACGACGGCATCCAGCATCTAAGCAAGGCGGGCGATCAGTTTCAGTGGGGCGGACCGATGCTCTGCGAGCGCGACTTCTTTGGCCGGGCAGACGGCCGAGCTCGGTTTGTCGTCATATCGATGCCGCAAAGCGAGGCGCGTCCTGGCATGCTTCGCCTGACCACGCGCAGAGGCAAGCAGTTCAACAGCATGGTGTTCAAAGATCGCGACTCGACCGCCGGCGCCGATCGAAACTCTATCCTGATGAACGAGCAGGATATGATGAGCAAGGGTATCGAGCAAGGCGATCTCGTCAAAGTCTCGAACGAACAGGGAGCGCTGCGCCTAGCCGTGCGGGCCTCTGAGATTCAACCGGGCCAGGTCATGGCCTTCTGGCCCGAAGCCAATGCGCTCATTGCAAGGGGCGAGCGAGACCCCGAGTGCGGCATTCCCGCATACCGCGATTGTTGGGTTACAATTGAGCGAGATGATCTCTGAAAGCCCGCCCCTTTTGCTGCCGGTCGATTGGAAGCACCCGCAGTGGCGCGGAGCCCCCGATTATTGCAGCCGATGCGGCCAGTGCAAACCGATGATCTACATGCGCGTCGGCTTCGAGATCTGCCTTTTGGCCTTTCGAAAGGGGCGATTGGAACGCCGATGGCTCTGTCGAGAATGCGCTCTGCGATTGTGCTACCGCTGGACCTGGGCGACATGGCTATTAGGCTGGTGGGGGCTTCCAGGAATCTACCGAGCGGCCATCTGCATTGCGTGCAACTGGGATGCCATCGACTTGGCCAAAAAACTGCCTATCGAGCCGGTTTCGGCCAAAGCGGCGATCATTGAGCGCCAATGCCCAACCGGCAGAAACTAAGAAGGCCGCTCAACGCCTTTATAGCGCGGAGCGGCCGATGCTTGAGTCTGATCTCTGGTCTTAGCGGCTAAAGGTTCGATGGAACACTTCGATGTTACCGCGA contains the following coding sequences:
- a CDS encoding FdhF/YdeP family oxidoreductase — its product is MSLKRAFERRYGSFFEIVSTAWENRDRLPYAWRILNQGVCDGCALGTAGMKDWTIPGIHLCWIRLNLLRLNTMPPFEPEILSDVSQMVRLKEKDLRKLGRLPAPMVRRNGDAGFRRIDWDEAISIGAERLAQTDPHRIGFYVVSRGTLNESYYAIQKAARALGTNNVDNSARICHAPSSVALKQMIGYGATTCSYTDLFDTDLIVLIGSDAANNQPVFMKYLEQAKKKGAKVAVINPYREPGLDRYWVPSSVKSALLGTKIGDFFFGIRVGGDIAFMTGALKSLIESDLIDQGFIQSRTQGWEEIRASISSTPWEEIERGAGCSRSEIEQFAEVYGRAEKAILVWSMGVTMHSHGTDNVRSIVNLGLSRGMVGRPGCGLMPIRGHSGVQGGAEMGAVPNGLPGAISLNERAHLEALWGFDIPSEPGLFVADMVDAAHNGDLDVLYCAGGNLTSVLPDPGHCRRAIGNIPLRIHHDIVLNPQMLVDPSDTVLLLPATARYETYGTETSTERRVIFSPEVSGPRVIEAREEWRAVCAMVSKARPEIAKALAFSSPAEIMAEIAQAAPMYDGIQHLSKAGDQFQWGGPMLCERDFFGRADGRARFVVISMPQSEARPGMLRLTTRRGKQFNSMVFKDRDSTAGADRNSILMNEQDMMSKGIEQGDLVKVSNEQGALRLAVRASEIQPGQVMAFWPEANALIARGERDPECGIPAYRDCWVTIERDDL
- a CDS encoding multicopper oxidase domain-containing protein; this translates as MVKTLLRQDNTVEIELRAVQRQVKLLSGQPTSVWTYEARRIRGDVSIKHLDSFVGPVIRVRRGQRFIARFINQISETTTVHWHGLNVPEHADGHPKDSVPPGGQRVYEFEIINRAGTYWFHPHPDMRTGRHVWNGLAGMLIVRDDEEPIEQLDDVEDMPIILQDRTFNASNQIVYSIVGMEGALGNRILVNGRPNYAAKVTPSCYRLRILNGSNTRIYKLAFDNMPMVAIGTDGGLLHQAVEKPYIALAPGERVDLWVDFSRFHPGQSVPLRSLPFSATGIGQGPLPNGAGFEVMRFDIRPGHRGYTRLPRPLASKIPTPDQKEAVNYTNPRALPISFDRGRFLLNGAAFRLTEVASNERVRLKDTEVWTFANTTGTMIMPHPIHLHGPSFRVIERTIQNVHRANWEAMREGYTDEGWKDTILLMPGESAKILINFGPYDGLFLYHCHMLEHEDQGMMRNYLVYR
- a CDS encoding RDD family protein, yielding MPYYYTILSPERVEIRYRLAGLGTRAIAAAIDDTIIALVAGLALVGIGLFLGIFESLAWDAPTQAVLAFWTMGAFVAWFAYYIGFEIAWNGQTPGKRWMGLRVIRLDGSPIEPFNAFSRELLRLVDFFPPYYALGGTVAFFNGYWQRIGDLAAGTIVVREGREVQTSSVSIWRLPPEPTPQETTVYSVSGISPQEYRALRDYLNRRSELNPEADVRLARLFWDDVKSKIVLHGSEQFSPALMIEAVVAKYERSMSDQR